One stretch of Ornithinimicrobium ciconiae DNA includes these proteins:
- the istA gene encoding IS21 family transposase translates to MKKSDREIMQILEAFDTTECAHSAGELAGVDPKTVRRYVAARDSGAPVTGPGRRPRIIDEHLPKVEEWVDRSEGKARADVIHARLVGLGFSGTERTTRRAVADAKAAWRAGNRRTYRPWISEPGLWLQFDWGAGPQVPGPDGVLRPTLLFCAWVAWSRFRVVIPTWDQTLPTLVACLDATLRTIGGVPAYVLTDNAKTVTIDHVAGVPVRHPELVKVARRYGTTVHTCVPFDPESKGGTEATVKIAKADLVPTQANLLEAYASFAALEAPCAAFMAKVNGRTHRESARIPADALALERARLHTLPSGPHTMALGLARTVSTDQTIRYNSVRYSTPPGLLGTQVWARVAGTELVIVADLDALPVEPSWAHGRAGLVEVARHATSTPGNPRIEPAHYPDHPQEPDGAPRVPKPKARTDAEAAFLDLGDGASTWLVEASAAGTVRIRAKMADALQLAALIGTERVDAALGVAAAAGRFGQTDLASIADHLAAGTSTAGLVVADEDATTQPGTTGWAGFATGSTR, encoded by the coding sequence ATGAAGAAGTCTGACAGGGAGATCATGCAAATTTTGGAAGCGTTTGATACGACAGAGTGTGCGCACTCGGCCGGTGAGCTGGCTGGGGTGGACCCCAAGACGGTGCGGCGGTACGTCGCGGCCCGCGACAGCGGGGCACCGGTGACCGGTCCTGGTAGGCGGCCAAGGATCATCGATGAGCACCTTCCCAAGGTCGAGGAGTGGGTCGACCGCTCGGAAGGTAAGGCCCGCGCGGACGTGATCCACGCCCGCCTCGTGGGCCTGGGATTCAGCGGGACCGAGCGGACCACCCGCCGCGCGGTCGCCGACGCCAAAGCGGCTTGGCGGGCGGGGAACCGGCGCACCTACCGGCCCTGGATCAGCGAGCCCGGGTTGTGGTTGCAGTTCGACTGGGGCGCCGGCCCGCAGGTGCCCGGCCCGGACGGGGTGCTGCGTCCTACGTTGTTGTTCTGTGCCTGGGTTGCCTGGTCGCGGTTCCGGGTCGTCATCCCGACGTGGGACCAGACGTTGCCGACGTTGGTGGCGTGCCTGGATGCCACGTTGCGCACGATCGGCGGGGTCCCGGCGTACGTGCTGACCGACAACGCCAAGACCGTCACGATCGATCACGTCGCCGGTGTCCCGGTGCGCCACCCTGAGCTGGTCAAGGTCGCCCGGCGCTACGGCACGACCGTGCACACCTGTGTCCCGTTCGACCCCGAGTCCAAGGGCGGTACCGAGGCCACCGTCAAGATCGCCAAGGCCGACCTGGTCCCCACGCAGGCCAACCTGCTCGAAGCGTACGCCTCCTTCGCCGCGCTGGAAGCACCCTGCGCGGCGTTCATGGCCAAGGTCAACGGGCGCACGCACCGCGAGTCCGCCCGCATCCCGGCCGACGCGCTGGCCCTGGAGCGGGCCAGGCTGCACACCCTGCCCTCGGGCCCGCACACGATGGCCCTCGGCCTGGCACGCACGGTCAGCACCGACCAAACCATCCGGTACAACTCGGTGCGCTACTCCACCCCACCCGGGCTGCTCGGAACCCAGGTATGGGCCCGGGTCGCCGGCACTGAGCTCGTCATCGTCGCCGACCTGGACGCGTTACCGGTCGAACCGTCGTGGGCGCATGGGCGGGCCGGGCTGGTCGAGGTCGCCCGGCACGCCACGTCCACCCCGGGCAACCCGCGGATCGAACCAGCTCACTACCCCGACCACCCCCAGGAACCCGACGGGGCACCGCGGGTGCCCAAGCCGAAGGCGCGTACCGATGCCGAGGCGGCGTTCCTGGACCTCGGGGACGGAGCCAGCACCTGGCTGGTGGAGGCCTCCGCGGCCGGGACGGTGCGGATCCGGGCGAAGATGGCCGACGCGCTCCAGCTCGCTGCGCTGATCGGTACCGAACGGGTCGACGCCGCCCTCGGGGTGGCCGCGGCCGCCGGCCGGTTCGGGCAGACTGACCTGGCCAGTATCGCCGACCACCTCGCCGCTGGGACCAGCACCGCCGGCCTCGTCGTCGCCGACGAGGACGCCACGACCCAACCGGGCACCACCGGCTGGGCCGGGTTCGCCACCGGGAGCACCCGATGA
- a CDS encoding phytoene desaturase family protein — protein sequence MRVDAVVIGAGHNGLTAAAYLAKAGRSVLILERSEHAGGAARSDQVFPAHDARLSAYSYLVSLLPDQIIDELGLDLQLVRRRISSYTPVGDGGILVDNGDAVRTARDLGPDAQAWDDFYGMTGELAQRLFPTVTEPLRSRDDVRSLVGDEAWRDIFERPLGEAIETRFTSDIVRGIVLTDGLIGTFGQPGDAERLINRCFLYHVIGRGTGDWDVPVGGMGAVTDGLLRTAQEYGAQLRTSTTVTSVSTNGREAVVTTADGLEVRAGQVFANCAPNVLDRLLGETPSRPEPEGAQLKINMLLSRLPALKDERTTPEQAFAGTLHINEGYDQIATAYAQAAAGQIPDVPPCEVYCHSLSDDSILGPDLVASGAHTLTLFGLHMPARLFREDPVGARERAAELTMASINSVLAEPIEDCLLAPDTIEVRSPLDVEASVAMPGGHIFHGDLQWPFAESADDVGRWGTETRHANVFLCGAGARRGGGVSGIPGRAAVAAALGEDELSR from the coding sequence ATGAGAGTTGACGCCGTCGTCATCGGAGCCGGCCACAACGGCCTGACCGCCGCCGCCTACCTGGCCAAGGCCGGCCGTTCAGTCCTGATCCTGGAGCGCTCCGAGCACGCCGGCGGGGCCGCGCGCTCTGACCAAGTGTTTCCCGCCCACGATGCCCGCCTGTCGGCATACTCCTATCTGGTCAGCCTGCTGCCTGACCAGATCATCGACGAACTCGGCCTGGACCTGCAGTTGGTCCGCCGCCGGATCAGTTCCTACACACCGGTCGGCGACGGCGGCATTCTGGTCGACAACGGCGACGCGGTCCGCACCGCACGCGACCTCGGGCCCGACGCGCAGGCCTGGGACGACTTCTACGGCATGACGGGCGAGCTCGCCCAGCGGCTCTTCCCCACGGTCACCGAGCCGCTGCGGTCGCGGGACGACGTCCGCTCACTCGTGGGCGACGAGGCGTGGCGGGACATCTTCGAGCGGCCGCTGGGCGAGGCGATCGAGACCCGCTTCACGTCCGACATCGTGCGCGGCATCGTGCTCACCGATGGGCTGATCGGCACCTTCGGCCAGCCGGGCGACGCCGAGCGCCTGATCAACCGGTGCTTCCTCTATCACGTGATCGGCCGCGGCACCGGGGACTGGGATGTGCCGGTCGGCGGCATGGGTGCGGTCACCGACGGCCTGCTGCGCACTGCCCAGGAGTATGGCGCGCAGCTGCGGACCTCCACCACCGTTACCTCGGTCTCCACGAACGGGCGCGAGGCGGTGGTCACCACTGCAGACGGGCTGGAGGTGCGCGCGGGACAGGTCTTCGCCAACTGCGCTCCGAACGTGCTGGACCGACTGCTGGGTGAGACGCCGAGTCGGCCGGAGCCAGAGGGTGCCCAGCTCAAGATCAACATGCTGCTCTCCCGCCTGCCTGCTCTCAAGGACGAGCGCACGACGCCGGAGCAGGCCTTCGCCGGGACGTTGCACATCAACGAGGGCTACGACCAGATCGCGACCGCCTATGCGCAGGCCGCGGCCGGGCAGATCCCGGACGTGCCGCCGTGCGAGGTCTACTGCCACAGCCTGTCCGACGACTCGATCCTCGGGCCCGACCTGGTCGCGTCCGGCGCTCACACTCTGACACTCTTCGGGTTGCACATGCCGGCCCGATTGTTCCGCGAGGACCCGGTCGGTGCCCGGGAGCGTGCCGCGGAGCTGACGATGGCGTCGATCAACTCGGTCCTCGCTGAGCCGATCGAGGACTGTCTGCTCGCTCCTGACACGATCGAAGTGCGCAGCCCGCTCGACGTCGAGGCCTCGGTCGCGATGCCCGGAGGCCACATCTTCCACGGCGACCTGCAGTGGCCCTTCGCCGAGTCGGCGGACGACGTGGGCCGGTGGGGCACCGAGACCCGGCACGCCAACGTCTTCCTGTGCGGGGCCGGGGCGCGGCGCGGTGGCGGCGTCAGCGGGATCCCCGGCCGTGCCGCGGTGGCTGCCGCCCTGGGTGAGGACGAGCTCAGCCGCTGA
- a CDS encoding Uma2 family endonuclease produces MPTLPRSGPLTLEDFEAIRDVDDGHRYELIDGTLVVTPSPVPAHQNAVQELFLRLHDTKPADIRVFVAPLDIRFAGDTVLQPDVLVVPRSAVGGRRIEGDPLLAVEVLSPSTRTFDLGAKLLRYQRAGTPAYWVIDPDEPSLRVWELRDDVYVEVAHVTGDEVARLSLPWPIEIAPSHLVDDLR; encoded by the coding sequence ATGCCGACGCTGCCGCGGAGCGGCCCACTGACCCTCGAGGACTTCGAGGCGATCCGTGACGTCGACGACGGGCACCGTTACGAACTCATCGACGGGACGCTCGTCGTGACACCGTCACCCGTGCCCGCACACCAGAACGCGGTGCAGGAGCTGTTCTTGCGACTGCACGACACAAAACCAGCTGACATACGGGTCTTCGTCGCGCCACTGGACATCAGGTTTGCAGGCGACACGGTCCTACAGCCTGACGTGCTGGTGGTGCCCAGGTCCGCAGTTGGTGGGCGGCGCATCGAGGGCGACCCACTGCTGGCGGTCGAGGTGCTCTCTCCCAGCACCCGCACCTTCGATCTGGGCGCCAAACTGCTGCGTTATCAGCGGGCCGGCACACCGGCCTACTGGGTCATCGATCCGGATGAGCCCTCGCTGCGCGTCTGGGAACTGCGCGACGACGTCTACGTCGAAGTTGCCCACGTCACCGGCGACGAGGTCGCGAGGCTCTCCCTGCCGTGGCCCATCGAGATCGCCCCCAGCCACCTGGTGGACGACCTGCGCTGA
- the ffh gene encoding signal recognition particle protein: MFNSLSDRLTETFRNLKRKGALSETDVNKTVRDIRMALLDADVALPVVKQFTGQVRDRALGAEVSKALNPGQQVVKIVNEELVSILGGQTRRLNLAKNPPTVIMLAGLQGSGKTTLAGKLGFWLKEQGHTPLLVAADLQRPNAVTQLEVVGERAGVPVFAPERGNVFGHDAALESGEGTRSFGDPIDVAVDGVAHARDKNHDVVIIDTAGRLAVDVDLMRQAHDIRMETHADEVLFVIDAMIGQAAVDTAKAFADGVGITGTVLTKLDGDARGGAALSVATVTGEPILFASTGEGVKDFEIFHPDRMAGRILDMGDVLTLIEQAEKAFDQAQQREMARKFMAEEDFTFVDFLEQMQAIKKMGSLKQMLGMMPGMQQMRAQLDSLDDKEFDRVEAMVRSMTPFERMHPKQINGSRRARIAKGSGVSPSEVNQLLERFGQAQKMMRQMRKGGGMPGMPGMPGMGGGAAKGKAKGPQSKKGKSGNPAKRAEQERLAAQKAEESRGNAMGSAFGLPGGGEDAAEQDLSSLKLPAGFDKFLKDQ, encoded by the coding sequence GTGTTCAACAGCCTCTCCGACCGTCTGACAGAGACCTTCCGCAACCTCAAGCGCAAGGGTGCCCTGTCTGAGACCGACGTCAACAAGACCGTCCGTGACATCCGGATGGCGCTGCTCGACGCCGATGTCGCGCTGCCGGTAGTGAAGCAGTTCACCGGGCAGGTGCGGGACCGGGCGCTCGGGGCAGAGGTGTCCAAGGCCCTCAACCCGGGGCAGCAGGTCGTCAAGATCGTCAACGAGGAGCTCGTCAGCATCCTCGGCGGTCAGACGCGGCGCCTCAACCTGGCCAAGAACCCGCCGACCGTGATCATGCTCGCGGGTCTGCAGGGCTCGGGCAAGACGACCCTGGCGGGCAAGCTCGGCTTCTGGCTCAAGGAGCAGGGTCACACCCCGCTCCTGGTCGCCGCCGACCTGCAGCGACCCAACGCTGTCACCCAGCTCGAGGTCGTCGGTGAGCGTGCCGGGGTGCCGGTCTTCGCACCGGAGCGTGGCAACGTGTTCGGCCACGATGCCGCCCTGGAGTCGGGGGAGGGGACCCGCTCCTTCGGCGACCCGATCGACGTCGCGGTCGACGGTGTCGCGCACGCCCGGGACAAGAACCACGACGTGGTCATCATCGACACCGCCGGCCGCCTGGCCGTCGACGTGGACCTGATGCGCCAGGCGCACGACATCCGGATGGAGACCCACGCCGACGAGGTCCTCTTCGTCATCGACGCGATGATCGGTCAGGCCGCGGTGGACACCGCCAAGGCCTTCGCCGATGGCGTCGGGATCACCGGCACGGTGCTGACCAAGCTGGACGGTGACGCCCGTGGTGGTGCGGCGCTGTCGGTGGCCACGGTGACGGGCGAGCCGATCCTGTTTGCCTCCACCGGCGAGGGCGTGAAGGACTTCGAGATCTTCCACCCCGACCGGATGGCCGGGCGGATCCTCGACATGGGTGACGTGCTAACCCTGATCGAGCAGGCCGAGAAGGCCTTTGACCAGGCGCAGCAGCGCGAGATGGCGCGCAAGTTCATGGCCGAGGAGGACTTCACCTTCGTCGACTTCCTCGAGCAGATGCAGGCCATCAAGAAGATGGGCTCGCTGAAGCAGATGCTCGGCATGATGCCGGGCATGCAGCAGATGCGGGCCCAGCTGGACTCGCTGGACGACAAGGAGTTCGACCGGGTCGAGGCGATGGTGCGCTCGATGACCCCGTTCGAGCGGATGCACCCCAAGCAGATCAATGGCTCGCGGCGGGCCCGCATCGCCAAGGGTTCGGGTGTCTCGCCGTCCGAGGTCAACCAGTTGCTCGAGCGGTTCGGTCAGGCGCAGAAGATGATGCGCCAGATGCGCAAGGGCGGCGGCATGCCCGGGATGCCGGGGATGCCCGGCATGGGCGGCGGCGCGGCCAAGGGCAAGGCGAAGGGGCCGCAGAGCAAGAAGGGCAAGAGCGGCAACCCCGCAAAGCGCGCCGAGCAGGAGCGGCTGGCCGCGCAGAAGGCGGAGGAGTCGCGCGGCAACGCCATGGGCAGCGCCTTCGGTCTGCCGGGCGGTGGCGAGGATGCCGCGGAGCAGGACCTGTCCAGCCTCAAACTGCCTGCCGGGTTCGACAAGTTCCTCAAGGACCAGTAG
- a CDS encoding oxygenase MpaB family protein — MPIRRRLSASLRHRVAGPDADRRAAAIWLSPGERRFAPTDPICRVHNHAAMYAGGLRALLLQSLHPLAMAGVGEHSGYRGDPWGRLQRTSEFIAMTTFGPVDGAQRMVDHINRVHDTVSGTAPDGRPYDARDPHLLSWVHIGEIDSFLTSYQRYSRTPLTPSDADTYVAQTGWAASELGVTDPPQTVADLQSQLAAYRPELQVTDGARDAAAFLLREPPLPWAARPGYWMLTAGAVSMLPDYARDMLGLRVGKRLDPVAERLLLRPAGRVGTAAVGWALSEPNDPRNSPESSAVANEEASP; from the coding sequence ATGCCGATCCGTCGCCGACTGTCCGCCTCCCTCCGCCACCGGGTCGCCGGGCCCGACGCCGATCGCAGAGCCGCCGCGATCTGGCTGTCTCCCGGCGAGCGCCGTTTTGCCCCGACCGACCCGATCTGCCGGGTGCACAACCACGCCGCGATGTATGCCGGTGGGTTGCGGGCCCTGCTCCTCCAGTCACTGCACCCGCTGGCCATGGCGGGCGTCGGCGAGCACTCCGGCTATCGGGGCGACCCGTGGGGACGGCTGCAACGCACCAGCGAGTTCATCGCGATGACCACGTTCGGTCCGGTCGACGGGGCGCAGCGCATGGTCGACCACATCAACCGGGTGCACGACACCGTCTCGGGGACGGCACCGGACGGGCGTCCCTACGACGCCCGCGACCCACACCTGCTGAGCTGGGTCCACATCGGGGAGATCGACTCGTTCCTCACGTCCTACCAGCGCTACTCGCGCACGCCACTCACGCCGTCCGACGCAGACACCTATGTGGCTCAGACTGGCTGGGCGGCCAGCGAGCTCGGCGTGACCGACCCGCCCCAGACGGTGGCCGACCTGCAGAGCCAGCTGGCGGCATACCGTCCGGAGCTGCAGGTCACCGATGGCGCGCGGGACGCCGCGGCCTTTCTGTTGCGCGAACCACCGCTGCCGTGGGCAGCCCGTCCGGGCTACTGGATGTTGACTGCCGGGGCGGTCTCGATGCTGCCGGACTATGCGCGGGACATGCTCGGCCTGCGTGTGGGCAAGCGGCTCGACCCGGTGGCCGAGCGGCTGCTGCTGCGACCAGCGGGTCGGGTCGGCACCGCCGCGGTCGGCTGGGCCCTGTCGGAGCCGAACGATCCGCGCAACTCGCCGGAGAGCTCCGCCGTCGCCAATGAGGAAGCCAGCCCATGA
- the ftsY gene encoding signal recognition particle-docking protein FtsY produces the protein MSGVDSLWEILVVATVVALAGLAVIVGLVRGGGKRGGKSDTTTIERPPTTPVEVEPDGDRPQPPPGEGVEDIGGGVAVEVEPEPTTPTLERPASARGRLARLRARLARSNNAIGNALLALLSSGGLDEQSWEDVEDTLLQADLGVEATDELVGKLRTRVQVDGATDPEVVKGWLREELLALVDPSMDRRVAASRVGDRPAVILVVGVNGTGKTTTVGKLARVLVAEDKDVVLGAADTFRAAAADQLQTWGERVGVPTVRSDREGADPASVAFDAVKSATEYEADVVIVDTAGRLHNKAGLMDELSKVKRVIEKQSPIDEVLLVLDATTGQNGMRQAEVFGEAVNITGIVLSKLDGTAKGGIVVNVQRRLGVPVKLVGLGEGPDDLAPFDPEAFVDAIIG, from the coding sequence ATGTCCGGCGTGGACAGTCTGTGGGAGATCCTGGTCGTAGCGACCGTTGTCGCACTGGCAGGGCTGGCGGTGATCGTCGGCCTGGTGCGCGGGGGCGGCAAGCGTGGTGGCAAGAGCGACACCACGACCATCGAGCGACCCCCGACCACGCCGGTCGAGGTCGAGCCGGACGGTGACCGGCCGCAGCCACCCCCAGGTGAGGGGGTCGAGGACATCGGCGGGGGCGTGGCCGTCGAGGTCGAGCCCGAGCCGACCACTCCCACCCTGGAGCGGCCTGCCTCGGCACGTGGGCGCCTGGCTCGGCTGCGTGCCCGGCTGGCGCGCTCCAACAACGCCATCGGCAACGCCCTGCTGGCGCTGCTGTCCAGCGGCGGTCTGGACGAGCAGTCCTGGGAAGACGTCGAGGACACTCTGCTGCAGGCCGACCTCGGCGTGGAGGCCACCGACGAGCTGGTGGGCAAGCTGCGCACCCGGGTGCAGGTCGACGGTGCCACCGACCCGGAGGTCGTCAAGGGCTGGCTGCGCGAGGAGCTGCTGGCCCTGGTCGACCCGAGCATGGACCGTCGTGTGGCGGCCAGCCGGGTCGGGGACCGTCCCGCGGTGATCCTCGTCGTCGGTGTCAACGGCACCGGCAAGACCACTACCGTCGGCAAGCTCGCGCGCGTGCTCGTGGCCGAGGACAAGGATGTCGTCCTCGGCGCTGCGGACACCTTCCGCGCCGCCGCGGCCGACCAGCTGCAGACCTGGGGCGAGCGTGTCGGGGTGCCGACGGTGCGCTCAGACCGCGAGGGGGCCGACCCTGCCTCGGTCGCCTTCGACGCGGTGAAGTCCGCGACGGAGTACGAAGCAGACGTCGTCATCGTCGACACCGCCGGCCGGCTGCACAACAAGGCTGGCCTCATGGACGAGCTGTCCAAGGTCAAGCGGGTCATCGAGAAGCAGAGCCCGATCGACGAGGTGCTGCTCGTCCTGGATGCCACCACCGGTCAGAACGGCATGCGGCAGGCCGAAGTTTTCGGCGAGGCGGTCAACATCACCGGCATCGTGCTGAGCAAGCTGGACGGCACGGCCAAGGGCGGCATCGTCGTCAACGTGCAGCGCCGTCTCGGCGTCCCGGTCAAGCTGGTCGGCCTCGGCGAGGGGCCGGACGACCTTGCGCCCTTCGACCCAGAAGCGTTCGTCGACGCGATCATCGGCTGA
- the smc gene encoding chromosome segregation protein SMC, translating into MYVKSLTLKGFKSFASATKLRLEPGITCIVGPNGSGKSNVVDALAWVMGEQGAKSLRGGKMEDVIFAGTSGRAPLGRAEVTMTIDNTDGALPIDYSEVTISRTMFRNGGSDYAINGTSCRLLDIQELLSDSGIGREMHVIVGQGQLDAVLRATPEERRGFIEEAAGVLKHRKRKEKALRKLETMEGNLTRLGDLTSEIRRQLGPLGRQAETARRAASIQADVRDARLRILADDLVQLTSTLEQELADETAMINRRAAMQQSLAAAQSTVTELEAEAAEAAPALNAAQDQFYALSALVERTSATADLARERVRLLASESEEEASGGPGEGRDPDKLRAQAVALREQEQTLAEEVAGIGEALQAAEQARRDAEAAHHDEQQRLTRLARAAADRREGLARLSGKVAAARSRQEAGEAEIGRLRAALESIAARATAAEQEFAALEGRVLDVEEGEEGLDQEYETAEAARTTAAAEVERLTDEVRAAESQRASLTARCEALELSLRRKDGAAALLATADGRGVVGTVTSAVTVTHGYEAAIAAALGWAGDGLVMESLDHARDAVASLRSADQGRAALLVSQTAPAPNTIGWPDLGVGAVWAREVVSVTDAAAPAVELLLHRVAVVEDDAAAADLVSRHEITAVTREGDVYAAGWVRGGSSAAPSLLEIQSALDEAQQEASAAAARGEKATFALSRARQELEQHAAAAEQAMDRLNESDAKMAAVAEKLGQLGSAVRAARSEHERTTASITTAEKSLDSGRADLEGLIQRLADAEAEPGEEEPSTQERDRLAAVAAAARTKETEVRLSLRTQEERARALQGRAESLEAAARSEIAARERAAARRERRAHAARVATAVAEGSAYLLEEVRTLMGDAATVRDQARAQAAERETRLGEARGRVSTLGDELRDLTDSVHRDEVARAEQRLRIEALQTRAVEELGIDPETLIEEFGPHQLIPAIPGPDDDPDALPEPKAFVREEQDKRLRSAERKLNALGRVNPLALEEFAALEERHKFLTEQVDDLRRSKEDLLDIIKDVDERVERVFAEAFEDTAEQFAGVFSRLFPGGEGRLTLTNPDDMLTTGIEVEARPPGKKIKRLSLLSGGERSLTAVALLVSIFKARPSPFYIMDEVEAALDDTNLGRLITLFEELRDSSQLIVITHQKRTMEVADALYGVSMKGDGVTTVISQRIRDVQPQTA; encoded by the coding sequence GTGTATGTCAAGAGCCTGACCCTCAAGGGGTTCAAGTCGTTCGCCTCGGCGACCAAGCTGCGGCTGGAGCCGGGCATCACCTGCATCGTCGGTCCCAACGGCTCCGGCAAGTCCAACGTCGTCGACGCCCTGGCCTGGGTGATGGGGGAGCAGGGAGCCAAGTCTCTGCGCGGCGGCAAGATGGAGGACGTCATCTTTGCCGGCACGTCCGGTCGGGCCCCGCTGGGCCGTGCCGAGGTGACGATGACGATCGACAACACCGACGGTGCGCTGCCGATCGACTACTCCGAGGTGACCATCTCGCGGACCATGTTCCGCAACGGCGGCTCCGACTACGCCATCAACGGCACGTCCTGCCGACTGCTCGACATCCAGGAGCTGCTGTCCGACTCCGGCATCGGTCGCGAGATGCACGTCATCGTCGGCCAGGGCCAGCTCGACGCGGTGCTGCGGGCAACCCCCGAGGAGCGCCGCGGTTTCATCGAGGAGGCCGCCGGAGTCCTCAAGCACCGCAAGCGCAAGGAGAAGGCGCTGCGCAAGCTGGAGACGATGGAGGGCAACCTCACTCGGCTCGGCGATCTGACCTCAGAGATCCGCCGGCAGCTTGGACCCCTGGGCCGCCAGGCCGAGACGGCGCGCCGGGCGGCCAGCATCCAGGCTGACGTGCGTGATGCCCGCCTGCGGATCCTGGCCGACGACCTGGTCCAGCTCACCAGCACCCTCGAGCAGGAGCTCGCCGACGAGACCGCGATGATCAACCGGCGCGCCGCCATGCAACAGTCGCTCGCCGCAGCCCAGTCGACGGTGACCGAGCTGGAGGCCGAGGCCGCCGAGGCCGCCCCGGCACTCAATGCCGCGCAGGACCAGTTCTATGCACTCTCGGCGCTGGTCGAGCGCACGTCAGCCACCGCCGACCTGGCCCGCGAGCGGGTGCGGCTGCTGGCCAGCGAGAGCGAGGAGGAGGCGTCCGGCGGCCCTGGTGAGGGACGCGACCCCGACAAGCTGCGCGCTCAGGCGGTCGCCTTGCGAGAGCAGGAGCAGACCCTGGCCGAGGAGGTCGCCGGCATTGGTGAGGCGCTCCAGGCCGCCGAGCAGGCCCGGCGTGACGCCGAGGCGGCCCACCACGACGAGCAGCAGCGTCTGACCCGCCTGGCCCGGGCCGCCGCCGACCGGCGGGAGGGTCTGGCCCGGCTCTCCGGCAAGGTGGCCGCGGCCCGCAGCCGGCAGGAGGCAGGGGAGGCCGAGATCGGCCGGCTCCGCGCCGCGCTGGAGTCCATCGCCGCCCGGGCGACTGCCGCCGAGCAGGAGTTCGCCGCCCTCGAGGGACGCGTCCTGGACGTCGAGGAGGGTGAGGAGGGCCTGGACCAGGAGTATGAGACTGCTGAGGCCGCCCGCACCACGGCGGCCGCGGAGGTCGAGCGCCTCACCGACGAGGTCCGCGCTGCCGAGTCCCAGCGGGCCAGCCTGACCGCTCGGTGCGAGGCGCTGGAGCTCAGCCTGCGCCGCAAGGACGGTGCGGCTGCCCTGCTGGCCACGGCCGATGGTCGCGGTGTGGTCGGCACGGTCACCAGCGCGGTGACCGTCACCCACGGCTATGAGGCCGCCATCGCCGCAGCGCTGGGCTGGGCCGGCGACGGACTGGTCATGGAGTCCCTCGACCACGCCCGCGACGCGGTCGCCAGCCTGCGGTCCGCGGATCAGGGCCGGGCGGCCCTGCTCGTGTCGCAGACCGCTCCCGCCCCCAACACCATCGGCTGGCCCGACCTGGGCGTCGGCGCGGTCTGGGCGCGCGAGGTCGTCTCGGTCACCGACGCCGCAGCCCCTGCAGTCGAGTTGCTGCTGCACCGCGTCGCGGTCGTCGAGGACGACGCGGCAGCCGCTGATCTGGTCTCCCGTCACGAAATCACCGCGGTCACGCGCGAGGGAGATGTGTATGCCGCGGGCTGGGTCCGCGGCGGCAGCTCGGCCGCGCCGAGCCTGCTGGAGATCCAGAGCGCCCTGGACGAGGCGCAGCAGGAGGCCTCCGCCGCAGCGGCCCGTGGGGAGAAGGCCACGTTCGCGCTGTCCCGGGCCCGGCAGGAGCTGGAGCAGCACGCCGCGGCCGCCGAGCAGGCGATGGACCGCCTCAACGAGTCCGACGCCAAGATGGCCGCCGTCGCCGAGAAGCTGGGGCAGCTCGGCTCCGCGGTGCGGGCAGCCCGCTCCGAGCACGAGCGCACCACCGCCTCGATCACCACGGCCGAGAAGTCGCTGGACAGCGGCCGGGCCGACCTGGAGGGTCTCATCCAGCGGCTCGCCGATGCCGAGGCCGAGCCCGGCGAGGAGGAGCCGAGCACGCAGGAGCGGGACCGGCTGGCCGCCGTGGCCGCCGCAGCACGCACCAAGGAGACCGAGGTCCGCCTCTCCCTGCGCACGCAGGAGGAGCGGGCCCGCGCCCTGCAGGGGAGGGCCGAGTCGCTGGAGGCAGCTGCCCGCTCCGAGATTGCCGCCCGGGAACGGGCCGCAGCCCGGCGCGAGCGGCGAGCCCACGCCGCCCGGGTGGCGACCGCCGTCGCCGAGGGGTCGGCATACCTGCTGGAGGAGGTGCGCACCCTGATGGGTGACGCCGCCACGGTGCGCGACCAGGCACGGGCCCAGGCCGCCGAGCGGGAGACCCGCCTGGGTGAGGCCCGGGGCCGGGTCTCCACCCTCGGTGACGAGCTGCGGGACCTGACCGACTCGGTGCACCGTGACGAGGTGGCCCGCGCCGAGCAAAGACTGCGCATCGAGGCACTGCAGACCCGGGCGGTCGAGGAGCTGGGCATCGACCCGGAGACGCTCATCGAGGAGTTCGGACCGCACCAGCTGATCCCGGCGATCCCCGGTCCTGATGACGACCCGGACGCGCTGCCCGAGCCCAAGGCGTTCGTGCGCGAGGAGCAGGACAAGCGGTTGCGCAGCGCCGAGCGCAAGCTCAACGCGCTCGGGAGGGTCAACCCGCTGGCGCTGGAGGAGTTCGCGGCGCTGGAGGAGCGCCACAAGTTCCTCACCGAGCAGGTCGATGACCTGCGCCGCTCCAAGGAGGACCTGCTCGACATCATCAAGGACGTCGACGAGCGCGTTGAGCGGGTCTTCGCCGAGGCGTTCGAGGACACCGCTGAGCAGTTCGCCGGGGTCTTCTCCCGCCTGTTCCCCGGCGGTGAGGGCCGGCTGACGCTGACCAACCCCGACGACATGCTGACGACTGGCATCGAGGTCGAGGCCCGCCCGCCCGGCAAGAAGATCAAGCGGCTCTCGCTGCTGTCCGGTGGTGAGCGCTCGCTGACGGCCGTCGCGCTGTTGGTGTCGATCTTCAAGGCGCGGCCGAGCCCGTTCTACATCATGGACGAGGTGGAGGCGGCCCTGGACGACACCAACCTGGGCCGGCTGATCACCCTCTTTGAGGAACTGCGTGACTCCAGCCAGCTGATCGTCATCACCCACCAGAAACGCACCATGGAGGTTGCCGATGCACTCTATGGCGTGTCTATGAAGGGGGACGGCGTGACCACGGTGATCTCCCAGCGGATCCGGGACGTGCAGCCCCAGACCGCCTGA